In Arachis stenosperma cultivar V10309 chromosome 1, arast.V10309.gnm1.PFL2, whole genome shotgun sequence, one DNA window encodes the following:
- the LOC130962858 gene encoding kinetochore protein NDC80 homolog: MKRELQALEREIEEDELARNVWEDKSRELENSLSHEFKDLEALALDCNQELRRLKIGDNIRYQLNAKGTTPAEIMGFDHKLSLKPALNSYTEDIKKIYMGRWEELISYQQMSNENASRLEEKRNNVATVQSQIDKMEAELNMIKNETQDYVNRCSAEAKQMLEDVHVASHDLDIMEREAAEVLKVTQLNLQEAIKQSEKKIQMRARELLKLVDSVSKYKEYVESKTSEMNRDLSETASAVSEAYRGSFPAQFINILNTNRQLEGRD; the protein is encoded by the exons atgaagagggaGTTGCAGGCTTTGGAGAGGGAGATCGAGGAGGACGAGCTTGCCAGGAATGTTTGGGAGGACAAGTCCCGGGAACTGGAGAATAGTCTTTCTCACGAGTTCAAGGACCTTGAGGCGCTTGCTTTGGATTGCAACCAAGAGCTGAGGAG GTTGAAGATCGGTGATAATATTCGGTATCAGTTGAATGCCAAGGGAACTACACCTGCTGAGATTATGGGTTTTGACCATAAATTGAGTCTGAAGCCTGCACTTAACTCGTACACTGAGGACATTAAGAAGATTTATATGGGGAGATGGGAAGAGTTAATTTCCTATCAGCAAATGTCCAATGAAAATGCTTCTAGGCTTgaggaaaaaagaaataatGTTGCAACAGTGCAGTCACAGATTGATAAA ATGGAAGCTGAACTAAACATGATAAAGAATGAAACACAAGATTATGTAAATAGATGTTCAGCTGAAGCAAAGCAAATGTTGGAGGATGTCCACGTAGCAAGTCATGACCTGGACATTATGGAAAGAGAGGCAGCTGAGGTTCTAAAG GTTACCCAATTGAATTTGCAGGAAGCAATTAAgcaaagtgaaaaaaaaatacaaatgcGTGCTCGTGAGCTCCTGAAGTTGGTTGATTCAGTCTCAAAGTATAAAGAATACGTGGAGTCTAAAACTTCAGAGATGAATAGGGATCTATCAGAAACTGCAAGTGCTGTCTCTGAGGCATACAGGGGTTCATTTCCAGCCCAATTCATTAATATATTGAATACAAATCGCCAGCTTGAGGGTAGAGACTGA
- the LOC130969561 gene encoding glutamate receptor 3.6-like isoform X2, whose protein sequence is MEKYKMIKVWVLVIVMFYNGFPSKGTSNSNNVTRPSTVNIGAIFSFNSTIGGVAKIAIQAAIDDINSNATILNGTKFNISMQDTKFSPGFLGIIDLADIVGHFQWRDVIAIFIDDDHGRNGVAALGDKLAEKRCKISYKAPIKPNNISQEEITNALIKVALMESKVIVLHLLPDFGLTVLKIAQSLGMIKSGYAWIATDWLSTILDSNPSLLLSTSSAMNDMQGVITLRMYTPDSEIKRNFMSRWKTNLTHVNDDHHLGLNIFGLYVYDTVWTLAYALDAFFRSGGTLKFSNDSSLNTLRGDGDTLHLDTMGMFLNGSMLLQKILEVNRTGLTGRIEFAQDGNLIQSSYEIINVIGTGVRRIGYWSESYGLHTGEEVPNNGNSSEGLYGVIWPGQTTQTPRGWVFASNGRHLRIGVPLRVSYHEFVSRIEGTDMFGGYCIDVFIAALNVLPYTIPYKFVPFGDGRTDPVMSELLKQITIGAFDAVIGDITITTNRSKIVDFTQPYIESGLVVVAPIKELKSSAWAFLIPFTPMMWFVTGMLFLIVGVVVWILERPFNDDFRGPIRRQLVTIIWFSFSTLVFAHKEKTVSTLGRLVLIIWLFVVLILSSSYTASLTSILTVEKLSSPVKGIESLVVNNDRIGIMSGTYAENYLSEVFNIHRSRLVPFNSLSEFEKALKDGHDNGGVAAIIAERAYMELFLSTRCEFGIVGQEFTKMGWGFAFPRDSPLAIDMSTAILKLSENGDLQRIHDKWLTRSACSSEGAKQGIDRLETKSFWGLFLLIGIACFIALLCYLIRMTYRFRRHYSNSTNLEVPSSSSCSSCLKSFFSFVNEKEK, encoded by the exons ATGGAA AAATACAAGATGATCAAAGTTTGGGTTCTTGTCATTGTGATGTTCTACAATGGTTTTCCATCAAAAGGGACAAGCAATAGTAATAATGTTACAAGGCCAAGTACAGTTAATATTGGagcaattttttcttttaattcaaCTATTGGAGGAGTGGCTAAAATTGCAATACAAGCAGCAATAGATGATATAAATTCCAATGCAACCATTCTCAATGGAACTAAGTTTAATATCTCAATGCAGGACACAAAATTCTCCCCTGGATTTCTAGGAATTATTGACT TGGCAGATATTGTTGGTCACTTCCAATGGAGAGATGTGATTGCAATCTTCATTGATGATGATCATGGAAGAAATGGGGTTGCTGCATTAGGTGATAAACTAGCTGAAAAACGTTGCAAGATATCATATAAAGCACCCATTAAGCCAAATAATATTAGTCAAGAAGAAATAACCAATGCATTGATTAAAGTAGCTTTGATGGAATCTAAGGTAATAGTCCTACATTTGTTACCTGATTTTGGCTTAACAGTACTTAAGATTGCTCAATCACTTGGCATGATCAAAAGTGGTTATGCATGGATAGCCACTGATTGGCTTTCTACAATATTAGATTCAAACCCTTCATTGTTATTGTCTACAAGCTCTGCCATGAATGACATGCAAGGTGTTATCACCTTGAGAATGTACACACCAGATTCAGAAATTAAGAGAAACTTTATGTCTAGGTGGAAGACCAACCTAACCCATGTAAATGATGATCATCATTTGGGATTGAACATCTTTGGTCTATATGTTTATGACACTGTTTGGACCTTAGCTTATGCACTTGATGCATTCTTTAGAAGTGGTGGAACTTTGAAATTTTCAAATGATTCAAGTCTAAACACTTTAAGGGGTGATGGTGATACCCTTCATCTTGATACCATGGGAATGTTTCTTAATGGTAGCATGTTGCTTCAGAAGATTCTAGAAGTTAATCGAACCGGTTTAACCGGCCGAATAGAGTTTGCCCAAGATGGAAACCTAATACAATCATCATATGAGATCATTAATGTGATTGGAACTGGGGTTAGGAGGATTGGATATTGGTCAGAATCATATGGTCTTCACACTGGTGAAGAAGTTCCAAATAATGGAAATTCAAGTGAAGGGCTTTATGGTGTGATATGGCCTGGCCAAACAACACAAACACCTAGAGGTTGGGTTTTTGCTAGCAATGGAAGACATTTGAGGATTGGAGTGCCACTTAGGGTTAGCTACCATGAATTTGTGTCAAGAATTGAAGGCACTGACATGTTTGGTGGTTATTGCATTGATGTGTTTATTGCAGCACTAAATGTGTTGCCTTATACGATTCCATACAAGTTTGTTCCATTTGGTGATGGTAGAACCGATCCCGTGATGTCAGAACTtctaaaacaaattacaattggt GCCTTTGATGCGGTTATTGGGGATATTACAATTACTACAAACAGAAGTAAGATAGTGGATTTCACTCAGCCATATATAGAGTCAGGGTTAGTGGTTGTGGCACCTATCAAGGAATTGAAATCAAGTGCTTGGGCCTTTCTTATACCATTCACTCCAATGATGTGGTTTGTCACAGGAATGCTTTTTCTaattgttggagttgttgtgtgGATTTTAGAGCGGCCCTTTAATGATGACTTTAGAGGACCAATTAGAAGACAACTAGTCACTATTATTTG GTTTAGCTTTTCAACTCTAGTTTTCGCACATA AAGAGAAAACCGTTAGCACCCTTGGTCGCTTAGTCCTAATCATATGGTTGTTTGTGGTTCTAATACTAAGCTCTAGCTACACTGCAAGCCTAACATCAATTCTCACAGTGGAAAAACTCTCTTCCCCAGTGAAAGGAATTGAAAGCTTAGTGGTCAACAATGACCGAATTGGTATCATGAGTGGCACATATGCTGAGAATTATCTTAGTGAGGTGTTTAACATACATAGATCAAGGCTTGTTCCTTTCAATTCTCTATCTGAATTTGAGAAGGCTTTGAAGGATGGACATGACAATGGTGGTGTTGCTGCTATCATAGCTGAGCGTGCATACATGGAGTTGTTCCTATCAACTAGATGTGAATTTGGTATTGTTGGCCAAGAATTCACCAAAATGGGATGGGGCTTT GCCTTTCCAAGGGACTCTCCCTTAGCAATTGACATGTCAACAGCTATTCTAAAACTATCAGAGAATGGTGATCTTCAAAGGATTCATGACAAATGGCTAACAAGAAGTGCTTGTAGCTCAGAAGGTGCAAAACAAGGCATTGATAGGCTTGAGACTAAGAGCTTTTGGGGCCTCTTCCTTCTTATTGGCATTGCATGCTTCATTGCCCTCCTTTGCTATCTTATTAGAATGACCTACCGTTTTAGGAGGCACTACTCCAATAGTACCAACCTTGAAGtcccatcatcatcatcatgttcttcttgtcttaaatcattcttttcttttgtcaatgaaaaggaaaagtaa
- the LOC130969561 gene encoding glutamate receptor 3.6-like isoform X1: MEKYKMIKVWVLVIVMFYNGFPSKGTSNSNNVTRPSTVNIGAIFSFNSTIGGVAKIAIQAAIDDINSNATILNGTKFNISMQDTKFSPGFLGIIDSLILMEKGTVAIIGPQYSEMAHVISHIANEMQVPLLSFAATDPTLTSLQFPYFVRTTQSDLYQMSAVADIVGHFQWRDVIAIFIDDDHGRNGVAALGDKLAEKRCKISYKAPIKPNNISQEEITNALIKVALMESKVIVLHLLPDFGLTVLKIAQSLGMIKSGYAWIATDWLSTILDSNPSLLLSTSSAMNDMQGVITLRMYTPDSEIKRNFMSRWKTNLTHVNDDHHLGLNIFGLYVYDTVWTLAYALDAFFRSGGTLKFSNDSSLNTLRGDGDTLHLDTMGMFLNGSMLLQKILEVNRTGLTGRIEFAQDGNLIQSSYEIINVIGTGVRRIGYWSESYGLHTGEEVPNNGNSSEGLYGVIWPGQTTQTPRGWVFASNGRHLRIGVPLRVSYHEFVSRIEGTDMFGGYCIDVFIAALNVLPYTIPYKFVPFGDGRTDPVMSELLKQITIGAFDAVIGDITITTNRSKIVDFTQPYIESGLVVVAPIKELKSSAWAFLIPFTPMMWFVTGMLFLIVGVVVWILERPFNDDFRGPIRRQLVTIIWFSFSTLVFAHKEKTVSTLGRLVLIIWLFVVLILSSSYTASLTSILTVEKLSSPVKGIESLVVNNDRIGIMSGTYAENYLSEVFNIHRSRLVPFNSLSEFEKALKDGHDNGGVAAIIAERAYMELFLSTRCEFGIVGQEFTKMGWGFAFPRDSPLAIDMSTAILKLSENGDLQRIHDKWLTRSACSSEGAKQGIDRLETKSFWGLFLLIGIACFIALLCYLIRMTYRFRRHYSNSTNLEVPSSSSCSSCLKSFFSFVNEKEK, encoded by the exons ATGGAA AAATACAAGATGATCAAAGTTTGGGTTCTTGTCATTGTGATGTTCTACAATGGTTTTCCATCAAAAGGGACAAGCAATAGTAATAATGTTACAAGGCCAAGTACAGTTAATATTGGagcaattttttcttttaattcaaCTATTGGAGGAGTGGCTAAAATTGCAATACAAGCAGCAATAGATGATATAAATTCCAATGCAACCATTCTCAATGGAACTAAGTTTAATATCTCAATGCAGGACACAAAATTCTCCCCTGGATTTCTAGGAATTATTGACT CATTAATATTGATGGAGAAAGGCACTGTAGCCATAATTGGTCCACAGTACTCAGAAATGGCACATGTAATCTCACACATTGCAAATGAGATGCAAGTTCCTCTCTTATCATTTGCAGCAACAGATCCTACTCTCACTTCTCTCCAATTCCCATATTTTGTTAGAACAACACAGAGTGATCTTTATCAAATGTCTGCAGTGGCAGATATTGTTGGTCACTTCCAATGGAGAGATGTGATTGCAATCTTCATTGATGATGATCATGGAAGAAATGGGGTTGCTGCATTAGGTGATAAACTAGCTGAAAAACGTTGCAAGATATCATATAAAGCACCCATTAAGCCAAATAATATTAGTCAAGAAGAAATAACCAATGCATTGATTAAAGTAGCTTTGATGGAATCTAAGGTAATAGTCCTACATTTGTTACCTGATTTTGGCTTAACAGTACTTAAGATTGCTCAATCACTTGGCATGATCAAAAGTGGTTATGCATGGATAGCCACTGATTGGCTTTCTACAATATTAGATTCAAACCCTTCATTGTTATTGTCTACAAGCTCTGCCATGAATGACATGCAAGGTGTTATCACCTTGAGAATGTACACACCAGATTCAGAAATTAAGAGAAACTTTATGTCTAGGTGGAAGACCAACCTAACCCATGTAAATGATGATCATCATTTGGGATTGAACATCTTTGGTCTATATGTTTATGACACTGTTTGGACCTTAGCTTATGCACTTGATGCATTCTTTAGAAGTGGTGGAACTTTGAAATTTTCAAATGATTCAAGTCTAAACACTTTAAGGGGTGATGGTGATACCCTTCATCTTGATACCATGGGAATGTTTCTTAATGGTAGCATGTTGCTTCAGAAGATTCTAGAAGTTAATCGAACCGGTTTAACCGGCCGAATAGAGTTTGCCCAAGATGGAAACCTAATACAATCATCATATGAGATCATTAATGTGATTGGAACTGGGGTTAGGAGGATTGGATATTGGTCAGAATCATATGGTCTTCACACTGGTGAAGAAGTTCCAAATAATGGAAATTCAAGTGAAGGGCTTTATGGTGTGATATGGCCTGGCCAAACAACACAAACACCTAGAGGTTGGGTTTTTGCTAGCAATGGAAGACATTTGAGGATTGGAGTGCCACTTAGGGTTAGCTACCATGAATTTGTGTCAAGAATTGAAGGCACTGACATGTTTGGTGGTTATTGCATTGATGTGTTTATTGCAGCACTAAATGTGTTGCCTTATACGATTCCATACAAGTTTGTTCCATTTGGTGATGGTAGAACCGATCCCGTGATGTCAGAACTtctaaaacaaattacaattggt GCCTTTGATGCGGTTATTGGGGATATTACAATTACTACAAACAGAAGTAAGATAGTGGATTTCACTCAGCCATATATAGAGTCAGGGTTAGTGGTTGTGGCACCTATCAAGGAATTGAAATCAAGTGCTTGGGCCTTTCTTATACCATTCACTCCAATGATGTGGTTTGTCACAGGAATGCTTTTTCTaattgttggagttgttgtgtgGATTTTAGAGCGGCCCTTTAATGATGACTTTAGAGGACCAATTAGAAGACAACTAGTCACTATTATTTG GTTTAGCTTTTCAACTCTAGTTTTCGCACATA AAGAGAAAACCGTTAGCACCCTTGGTCGCTTAGTCCTAATCATATGGTTGTTTGTGGTTCTAATACTAAGCTCTAGCTACACTGCAAGCCTAACATCAATTCTCACAGTGGAAAAACTCTCTTCCCCAGTGAAAGGAATTGAAAGCTTAGTGGTCAACAATGACCGAATTGGTATCATGAGTGGCACATATGCTGAGAATTATCTTAGTGAGGTGTTTAACATACATAGATCAAGGCTTGTTCCTTTCAATTCTCTATCTGAATTTGAGAAGGCTTTGAAGGATGGACATGACAATGGTGGTGTTGCTGCTATCATAGCTGAGCGTGCATACATGGAGTTGTTCCTATCAACTAGATGTGAATTTGGTATTGTTGGCCAAGAATTCACCAAAATGGGATGGGGCTTT GCCTTTCCAAGGGACTCTCCCTTAGCAATTGACATGTCAACAGCTATTCTAAAACTATCAGAGAATGGTGATCTTCAAAGGATTCATGACAAATGGCTAACAAGAAGTGCTTGTAGCTCAGAAGGTGCAAAACAAGGCATTGATAGGCTTGAGACTAAGAGCTTTTGGGGCCTCTTCCTTCTTATTGGCATTGCATGCTTCATTGCCCTCCTTTGCTATCTTATTAGAATGACCTACCGTTTTAGGAGGCACTACTCCAATAGTACCAACCTTGAAGtcccatcatcatcatcatgttcttcttgtcttaaatcattcttttcttttgtcaatgaaaaggaaaagtaa
- the LOC130961277 gene encoding glutamate receptor 3.6-like: MIRNWGVVVLIVLLSNGFCSNGVGLDDIDIDNNNSNNTTIPDVVNIGVLFSFNTSVGKIVKIAVEAAVKDVNSDPSILGKTQLKLSLQEDSKYRGFLSIAEALQLMATHTVAIIGPQTSTTAHVISHIANELRVPLLSFTATDPTLSSLQFPFFIRTSFNDMYQMTAIADLVNYYGWREVIAVYGDDDHGRNGIGALGDKLAERRCKISFKAPMSPEATREEITDVLVQVALAESRVIVLHTSTTWGPKVLNVAKSLGMMENGYVWIATTFLSTGIDISSPLSLSVMDDIQGVIALRMYVPDSKLKRSFISRWKNWTNGSLGLSTYAIFAYDTVYVLAHALAAFFKQGNRITFSSDSKTSLIHGDNMHLDAVKIFNEGKLLRKSIYEVNMTGVTGHFKYTSDGNLANPAYEIINVVGTGTKRIGYWSNHSGLSSVSPEELHSKPASHSSSSQKLLSVIWPGDTTQKPRGWVFPNNGRMLKIGVPKRISYREFVSQVKGTDMFKGFCIDVFLSAVNLLPYAVPYKFISYGDGHSNPSNTELVRLITTGVFDAAVGDITITTERTKMVDFTQPFIESGLVVVASVKKTDSNAWAFLMPFTPMMWTVTAIFFLVVGAVVWILEHRLNDDFRGPPKKQVATILWFSFSTMFFAHRENTVSTLGRFVLLIWLFVVLIINSSYTASLTSILTVQQLSSPIKGIESLINNNEPIGYLQGSFTKGYLVNEIGIDASRLVALTTPEESATALDKGPHKGGIAAYVDERAYIELFLSSRCDFSIVGQEFTRNGWGFAFPRDSPLAVDLSTAILELAENGDLQRIHDKWLLRSACLSQGAKLEVDRLKLRSFWGLYLLCGLACLIALFVYLIQTMKQYKKHYTEDDKSSSGLKSTPSRLRTFLTFVDEKEDTVKSRSKRRKTEMASFKSTSEVGSSNNGYSESSSQRIECTNNET, translated from the exons ATGATTAGAAATTGGGGCGTTGTGGTGTTGATTGTTCTTCTCTCCAATGGTTTCTGTTCAAATGGGGTTGGCTTGGATGATATTgatattgataataataatagtaataataccACAATTCCTGATGTTGTAAATATTGgggttcttttctctttcaatACAAGTGTTGGCAAAATTGTGAAAATCGCCGTAGAAGCCGCAGTTAAAGATGTAAATTCTGATCCATCAATTCTTGGCAAAACTCAGCTCAAGCTCTCACTTCAAGAAGATTCCAAATATAGAGGATTCTTGAGCATTGCTGAGG CATTGCAGCTCATGGCAACACACACTGTGGCCATAATTGGCCCACAGACCTCCACAACAGCTCATGTCATATCTCACATTGCGAACGAGCTTCGAGTTCCCCTGCTGTCGTTTACAGCCACTGACCCCACCCTTTCTTCGCTTCAGTTCCCATTCTTCATTCGGACATCTTTTAATGATATGTATCAGATGACTGCAATAGCAGATCTTGTTAACTACTATGGTTGGAGGGAGGTTATTGCAGTCTATGGTGATGATGATCATGGGAGGAATGGAATTGGTGCCTTAGGGGACAAGCTAGCTGAGAGACGCTGCAAGATCTCGTTTAAAGCTCCTATGAGTCCTGAGGCAACCAGGGAGGAGATCACTGATGTGCTTGTTCAGGTAGCTCTGGCTGAATCGCGGGTTATAGTCCTTCACACAAGTACTACTTGGGGGCCGAAAGTGCTAAATGTGGCGAAATCTCTTGGAATGATGGAAAATGGTTATGTCTGGATAGCCACAACTTTTCTGTCTACCGGGATAGATATAAGTTCTCCACTTTCTTTGAGCGTAATGGATGACATTCAAGGAGTTATTGCGCTACGAATGTATGTGCCGGATTCAAAGCTTAAGAGATCTTTCATTTCGAGGTGGAAAAACTGGACTAATGGCTCCCTTGGATTGAGTACTTATGCTATCTTTGCATATGATACTGTCTATGTTCTTGCTCATGCGCTTGCTGCATTTTTTAAACAAGGGAACCGAATTACCTTTTCATCTGATTCAAAGACATCTCTAATACATGGTGACAACATGCATCTTGATGCTGTCAAGATATTCAACGAAGGAAAACTGCTGCGAAAAAGTATCTACGAGGTTAACATGACCGGTGTAACAGGTCACTTCAAGTATACATCTGATGGAAACCTTGCAAATCCGGCATATGAAATCATCAATGTGGTTGGAACAGGGACTAAGAGGATTGGTTATTGGTCTAATCACTCTGGACTATCATCTGTAAGTCCTGAAGAACTTCATTCAAAGCCAGCTAGTCATTCAAGTTCAAGTCAAAAGCTACTATCTGTGATTTGGCCAGGGGACACAACACAGAAACCTCGTGGTTGGGTTTTTCCAAACAATGGAAGGATGCTAAAAATTGGAGTTCCAAAAAGGATCAGTTACCGCGAATTCGTCTCACAAGTAAAAGGCACTGATATGTTCAAGGGGTTCTGCATTGATGTCTTTCTTTCTGCAGTGAACTTGTTGCCTTATGCTGTCCCCTATAAGTTTATTTCGTACGGAGACGGTCACAGCAATCCTAGTAACACTGAACTTGTCCGTCTGATCACCACCGGT GTGTTTGATGCTGCTGTAGGTGATATTACAATTACCACAGAAAGAACAAAGATGGTGGATTTTACGCAGCCATTCATCGAGTCCGGTCTAGTGGTAGTAGCatcagtgaagaagacagactcaAATGCTTGGGCATTCTTGATGCCATTTACTCCAATGATGTGGACTGTCACAGCTATCTTCTTCCTAGTTGTTGGTGCTGTTGTCTGGATTTTAGAGCATAGGCTCAATGATGATTTTAGGGGACCTCCCAAAAAACAAGTAGCCACAATTTTGTG GTTCAGTTTCTCAACCATGTTTTTTGCACATA GGGAAAACACAGTGAGCACTCTCGGTCGATTCGTGCTGCTTATATGGTTATTCGTAGTTCTCATAATCAACTCGAGTTATACAGCAAGCTTGACTTCAATCCTCACAGTGCAACAACTTTCTTCACCAATTAAGGGCATTGAAAGTTTGATAAACAACAATGAGCCTATTGGCTACTTGCAGGGTTCTTTCACTAAAGGTTATTTAGTCAACGAAATTGGCATCGATGCGTCGAGACTTGTAGCTCTAACAACACCAGAAGAATCTGCCACTGCTCTGGACAAAGGTCCCCATAAAGGTGGCATCGCTGCATATGTCGACGAACGTGCATACATAGAGCTGTTCCTTTCAAGCCGCTGCGATTTCAGCATTGTTGGTCAAGAGTTCACCAGAAATGGTTGGGGATTT GCCTTTCCACGAGACTCGCCATTAGCGGTTGACCTGTCAACAGCCATTTTGGAGTTGGCTGAGAACGGCGACCTTCAACGGATCCACGACAAATGGCTTTTGCGCAGTGCTTGCCTGTCACAAGGTGCGAAGCTCGAAGTGGACAGACTCAAGCTGAGGAGCTTCTGGGGTCTCTACCTACTCTGTGGCTTGGCATGTTTGATTGCTCTCTTCGTATATCTGATTCAAACCATGAAGCAATACAAGAAGCACTACACCGAAGACGACAAGTCGTCGTCCGGTCTAAAGTCCACGCCGTCGCGACTAAGGACTTTCCTTACATTTGTAGATGAAAAGGAAGACACAGTTAAGAGCCGCTCCAAGAGAAGGAAAACGGAGATGGCATCATTCAAAAGTACAAGTGAGGTTGGATCATCCAATAATGGATATTCAGAATCATCTTCTCAGAGAATTGAGTGTACTAATAATGAGACATGA